TAAGACTTTCCATCCCCTTGCATTTACTTCATTCCTACTTCCAGATTCCTCATGACTATCTCTCACCCTCCTCCATATCTTTCTCTCCTGAGCAGACCTGTATCTAGACTTGACTGTGTATTCCCTTGAGGCAGAATGAGCCCAGAAGAGTCCATCCTTGATATCCTGCAGGCTCAAGGGAATCTGCAAAATCCTCTCCCTATCCTCCTTAGCAAACACCCATTCCAATTCCTATTTTTAATCAGCTCACTAACTCTATACAATCCCAGGTCTGTATCCTATTGTGTGCTCACCTTCCCTCCTGCCACCCCAGGGATCCATCTATCCTTCCAGATGTCTATAGTTTTCCCATCTCGTACTCTCTTCCTCATCCCCTCTTCCAACAGTGACCTCGCGCTTAAAATACTTTTCCAACACCAGGAGTCAGTACGTTTCCCTTTCATCTTCCAGATTGAGGTTCCTTTGAAGTATTTGGCTTTAAGGATCTTGCTGACTAGCAAATTTGGCCTAGTGAGTATTCTCCATAATTGTTTGGCCAGAAGTGCCAGATTGAAATTTTCTAAATCTCTGAAGCCCAATCCCCCATTCTGTTTAACTTCAGATAGCTTACCCCAACCTAACCAGTGCATCTTGCTCTCCTCACCCTTGCTTCCCCACCAAAACTTAGCCATCTCTCTCCTAATACCCCTACAAAGTTCCTTAGAAAGTTTACAATATGACATCACATATGCTGGAAGAGCCATGACCACAGATTTCAGTGGCACTTCTTTCCCAGCCATACTGAGCAACCTCTCTTTCCAACATGATATTCTGCTAACCACCTTTTCCTTAACAAAATTAAACACTTGTGTTTTTGATCTGCCAATTACCAAAGGTAGACCCAAGTACCTGCTCTGTTTAAGCTCCTTCATCACTCTCACTCTCTCAAGCATCTTCAACCTCTCCCCTACTGGATCATTCTTACTGAAGAAAATTGATGATTTCTCAGTGTTGATGAGTTGTCCTGAAGCTTCACCATATTGCCTTAGAACCTTCATCAACTGCACTGCCTCCTCTTCCTTTGCCTTACAGAATATTAATGAGTCATCTGCGAAAAAGATGTGAGATAGTCTAGGTCCACCAGAAGACAATTGGAGATCAGTTAGTTTTCCTTGTCTGACTGCTTGATTGAGCAGAGTTGAAAAGCCTTTTGCACAAATAAGAAACAGGAAAGGAGACAAGGGATCTCCCTGTCTTAGCCCCCTAGATGGCTTGATACCCTTCTTCTCCCCATTAACATTGACTGCTTAGGAAAAACTAGAAACACACTCCATAATCTATCCTACCGACTACTGACAGAACCCCATTCTCAACATTAGTTTTTCTAGAAAAATCCATTCTACCCTATCATAGGCTTTGGACATATCTAATTTCATAGCCATAAATCCCTCCTTACTAGATCTTTTGTTATTAAGGAAATGAATGCATTCATGAGCCACAAGTATGTTATCCAGAATTTGTCTACCAGGGACAAAAGCAGACTGAGAAGGACTGATGCAGCAACTGATAACACTTCTTAACCTATGGACCAGAATTTCGGAAATAATTTTGTATAGTACATTACATAGACTAATAGGCCTAAACTGAGTCATAGCAACATGGGAGTCAACTTTAGGAATCAAACAGATCAAAGTCTCATTAACAGCTCTTAGTAAATTACCAGAATGAAAGAAACTTTGAATAGTATTAATCAAATCTAACTTAATGTCAcaccaaaacttttgaaaaaagatAGGGGTCATACCATCTGGGCTAGGTGACTTGTTTGGATGCATAGAGAATACAACTCTCTGAACCTCCTGCTCAGTCACAGGTAAGATAAGCTGCTTGTTCATCACACTAGTTATGGACTGTGGGATTTCATTTAGGATGGCATCAATTCCATGAGGAGCCTCAGCAGTAAAAATGTCCTTGAAATATTGTATTATTTTTGTGCCAGTCTCCTCCTCATCCTTGCACCAATCCCCATCTCTTTTCTTGAGAAGACCAATCCTGTTCCTTTTCCTCCTTCCAGCCACACATTTGGTGTTCTTATCTCCCTCCATTAGCCATTTCTGTCTAGCTTTTTGACTCCAATAGGCCTCTTCATCCTTATAAGCTGCAACCAGTTTCTTCTTCAGCAATGCCAGTTTAACCCCTTTCCCACTCACATTACTATCTCGTAGCTCCTTCATCTCTTTTTAGTCTGTAAGATGATTTTCCCAAAGTTGCTCTCATTCTGCTTGTTCCATCTCAGTAAGGCCACTCTACACTGCTTGATTTTAAACTGAAACCTGAAGAATCTAGACCCTATACAACTAGTGTTCCAGGCTGACTTGACTATATTTCCCACCTCCTTATGTTGAAGCCAATTCCTATCAAACACAAACCTCCTCTTCCACCTCTTCCCTATTGCAGGTTTTGTATTTACCAACAACATGGAATGGTCAGAAGCTTCTGTCTCTAGATGCCTGCATCTTGCCTTCCTAAAGCTATTACACCAACTCCTAGATCCTAACACTCTATCTAAACGTTCTCTGATCTCTCCCTCATTACCCTACCTATTACTCCATGTTCAAGGTTTCCCCTCATAGCCAATGTCCACTAGTTCATTTGGTATTAATGAAATCTCTAAAATTTTTAAAGATGATATCTGCTCTTTCCCTGCCGCCCCACTTTTCTCCATTAGAGACTATATCATTCATATCTCCCATTATGGCTCAAGCCTCGCCCCACATCTGACTCCTTCTAGTAATCACATCCCACTGTGCTTTCCTAACACTGTCATCTGGACTAGCATAAATGCACACACACCACCATTCCACATTTATGTCCCTATCAACAATCAACAATTCTATAGTAAAACTAGTGAACAGTACCTTTTTGAGAGATACCTTTTTCTTCCACATCACTGCCAGACCACCAGCCATACCCACAGGATCTATAATAAAAAGGTGatcaaacttgattttttgCTTAACACTATTCAGGacactttttttattttgtatttctaACAGAAAAACTAAAGAGGGGAAATGAAGTAACACAGCCTCCTTGAGTAGGGGAACTATCAAGGGGCTTCCAACTCCTCAACAGTTCCACACCAGAGCTCTTATTGGGGCTTGGGAGCCCCATTTAGGGAGGGCTCCACCACCTCAAAAACTTCCATATAACACATCTCCTGGTCAGACCTCCTGTTCATTTTCCAGTTACTGCCAGGCTTAATTACATTGTCCCTCCCTACATTAATCTTAGAACCTTTCCTCTTCCTTGATTCAACCATAAGCTTCCCATTTGACACATCTCTCAGAGGTTCCCTTCTCTCCACTTCTTGCACTACCCTCTTCCACCCCCTACAGTTCCTACCCTTGCCTTTCTCTGCAAATTGATGATTAGCACGCAGCAACCCACACCTTATCTCCCCTTTGTTTATTACCTCCATACTGACCTCCTTCACTTCAATTGCTATAAGTTGCCCCATCTCTTTGTCTGTCTCACAATCCACCCAATCTTGATCATACATTACCCCCTCTGGAATTTGTTCTAATCCTATCTCCTCAGTCTTTCCCTCTGCTACTCCTAGAACCTTCCCTATTGTGATAACTTCCCTCTTAACTTGCTTCCTTAGCCCCCTTTCTCCACTCCCTTGCACTTCCTTCTCTTTCATCCCTTTACTATCCTCAATTCCCTGCAAGTTTTCCTTACCCTCACTCTCCACCCTCAACCCCACAGTACCTACTGCGCTCCCTAAAGTATTCCCATCCACTATATGGAAATCCTCAGTATATGTCAGGAATAAGTTTGGAGGTCCATTATGATTATTGTGATGCGAGGTGGACTCCTTGTGGTTGTTACTACCCAGATTTCGCTCTTTCTCACTACTAATCTTTCTATTAGGAGTCCTAGGGAAACTTGCCCTTAGCCAGTTATCATATTGTTGTTCCCCTTTCATTGCAGAACCTTTCAAACACAATTCTTCTCTTCGTGGCCAATGATCCAACAACGAAAACAAAAAATCTGGGCATTTTTCATATCAAAATTCTATCCATCTCAACTTGCCATTGGACTTAACCGTAATGCCTCTAGGGAGAGGTTTAGTCAGATCAAATTCCGCAAGTAATTTCATATGTTTCCCCTCTTTGCCTCCTCCTGGAGGCATGATTACCTCAAAAACATCACTGAAAATTCCCCCCATCTTCCTCCCTACCTCTCTAGTCATCCAGTGAAGGGGAAGGTTCCATACCTGTACCCATATCCTCCCATTATCAAATGCTTCCAAATCATCCTCAATGCCCTCCCTCCATTTCAACAGTATTAGCGGCTGACCATCATAGATCCATGGCCTCCCATTCAATGCTCACTCCAGATCTAATTtctaaacaaacaaaaattgaaacaGGTTAGTATGGATCTCCGTCACTTTTAGGTTTTTTGGATGGAGCCACATATTCTCCGCGAAGCTCCTAACTCCATTCGTATTCACTTTCTTCTCCCCCCAGACTTTCCCCATCAGACTCAAACTGCATTCATCCACAACTTTTGTGAACTCCTCCTCCTCCAACCATACGCCCTCTTTCTCTGAGTTTGAGAGAGTAAATCTCCTCATCATCTCCTTCAGATTATCCATTCTTTGCAGAAACCACAATCCTCTCCTGCTCCAAGCGAACCAATCTTACCTCAACTGAGCAGGAAGGAGTTGCAACTCTATGCTTTTCTCACCAAGTACCTACACCACAAACAAACAGAAGAAACTACGAGAGACAGACACTTGACTCAACAATTGAAAGAGGTAACCTGAATCAAACTTTGGAAAGCTTTGAATGCATTcattcctgcaaaattttagaTCTTGCTCAGAGTTCGATCCAGGCTCCCAAAATAGAAATTCCTAATTTAGATCAGAAATTGGCGCCAATCTATAATAGGAAATACTTGAAACGAAAGGTTATTGAAAATGGAAACATGAATGAAGAATGACTGTTAGTTATATTGGAAAGAGTGAAAGGAAAGagtgaaaaggaaaagggaaaggCCACCCACTACGGGGGAGAAAACTCTCTTAGAGAGAGAAAGGACTTTCAAAGAGAGAGATTTACAAAAA
This sequence is a window from Coffea eugenioides isolate CCC68of chromosome 7, Ceug_1.0, whole genome shotgun sequence. Protein-coding genes within it:
- the LOC113777055 gene encoding uncharacterized protein LOC113777055; the protein is MKELRDSNVSGKGVKLALLKKKLVAAYKDEEAYWSQKARQKWLMEGDKNTKCVAGRRKRNRIGLLKKRDGDWCKDEEETGTKIIQYFKDIFTAEAPHGIDAILNEIPQSITSVMNKQLILPVTEQEVQRVVFSMHPNKSPSPDVNVNGEKKGIKPSRGLRQGDPLSPFLFLICAKGFSTLLNQAVRQGKLTDLQLSSGGPRLSHIFFADDSLIFCKAKEEEAVQLMKVLRQYGEASGQLINTEKSSIFFSKNDPVGERLKMLERVRVMKELKQSRYLGLPLVIGRSKTQVFNFVKEKVVSRISCWKERLLSMAGKEVPLKSVVMALPAYVMSYCKLSKELCRGIRREMAKFWWGSKGEESKMHWLGWGKLSEVKQNGGLGFRDLENFNLALLAKQLWRILTRPNLLVSKILKAKYFKGTSIWKMKGKRTDSWCWKSILSARSLLEEGMRKRVRDGKTIDIWKDRWIPGVAGGKELEWVFAKEDRERILQIPLSLQDIKDGLFWAHSASREYTVKSRYRSAQERKIWRRVRDSHEESGSRNEGILPVNENIKTRSMQGNPLCKCCGVFSESTEHMLFLCSHAEAIWKVTPIQWDGLENLREKFWLWWSELVEATAREKGEEHITFIVNLLWQIWKDRNEINFNRKGRGPGVVTNKASWGIVARDWKGKPVATWACPSFTCSVPILEEALAIKTAMVKVALEGWERIIIESDCKVVIDKTKKDTDDVVISTVLQDIKLLKHNFEECCFSFVRREFNSVSHKLARFALNLGFVADSKACFPVWLLDSAQADIEE